A window of the Brassica napus cultivar Da-Ae chromosome A2, Da-Ae, whole genome shotgun sequence genome harbors these coding sequences:
- the LOC106421536 gene encoding cytochrome P450 709B1-like isoform X1: MSLYSVEHKITKPTITHTITNKNTFCVLTMQLIIPINPILTLLVLLLVGLKIYNALRILIWQPFVLTRRFKKQGISGPKYRFLYGNLMEINKMKSESQLSVLDRISHDIFPRIFPHYQQWMSLYGETFLYWDGTEPRLCISDPELVKHVLSSKSGFFLRANIRPEFLKLVGSKGLVFLQGADWVRHRRILNPAFSIDRLKVMTKVVVDCTLRMLDEWSEDITEKLMMKKEMDRDFHRLTADIIATAAFGSSYDQGIEVFRTQKELIECCVISLTNVFIPGTQYLPTPLNFRIWKLDTKMKNSIKKIVDSRLQSKSDYGDDLLGIMLKSRLSIEEIIDECKSFFFAGYENNSNLLTWTTMLLSLHQDWQEKLREEVFKECGKDKTPDSDTFSKLKLMNMVFMESLRLYGPVPFITREASKDVTLGHLEIPKGTTLIFPLLKMHSDKDIWGSDADKFNPLRFQNGVSKAAKHPNALVSFSIGPRACIGQNFAMIEAKTVLTMILQRFRLSLSCEYKHAPVDHITILPLYGLPLVLEPLED; this comes from the exons ATGTCATTATATAGCGTGGAACATAAAATCACTAAACCAACAATTACACATACAATCACcaacaaaaatacattttgtGTTCTTACAATGCAGCTCATAATCCCGATTAATCCTATCTTAACACTCCTTGTTTTGCTTCTTGTTGGTCTCAAGATCTACAACGCTTTGAGGATCCTTATTTGGCAGCCATTTGTGTTGACCAGAAGATTCAAGAAACAAGGAATCTCTGGCCCAAAATACAGATTCTTGTACGGAAACCTCATGGAGATAAACAAGATGAAGAGCGAATCTCAGCTTTCAGTTCTTGATCGAATCTCCCATGATATTTTTCCACGTATTTTCCCTCATTATCAACAATGGATGTCTCTATACG GAGAGACATTTCTTTACTGGGACGGAACAGAGCCGAGATTATGCATCTCAGATCCCGAACTTGTGAAACATGTCTTGTCTAGCAAGTCAGGTTTCTTTCTTAGAGCAAATATAAGACCCGAGTTCCTTAAACTTGTCGGTAGTAAAGGACTTGTCTTTCTTCAAGGTGCTGATTGGGTTCGCCATAGAAGAATCTTGAACCCTGCTTTCTCCATCGATAGGCTCAAGGTCATGACAAAAGTGGTGGTGGATTGCACACTGAGGATGTTAGATGAGTGGAGTGAAGACATAACAGAGAAACTGATGATGAAAAAGGAGATGGACAGAGATTTTCATAGATTAACGGCTGATATTAtagcaaccgctgcgtttgggAGCAGTTACGACCAAGGAATCGAAGTGTTTAGAACACAAAAAGAGCTTATTGAGTGTTGTGTTATCTCTCTCACTAACGTTTTTATCCCAGGAACACA GTACCTTCCTACGCCTTTGAATTTTCGGATATGGAAGCTGGATACGAAAATGAAGAACTCAATCAAGAAAATTGTAGATTCTAGACTACAATCAAAATCAGATTATGGAGACGATCTTCTCGGAATCATGTTGAAATCTCGCCTGAGCATTGAAGAGATCATTGATGAGTGCAAGAGTTTCTTCTTCGCAGGTTACGAAAATAACTCCAATCTATTGACATGGACAACGATGTTGCTGAGCTTGCACCAAGATTGGCAGGAGAAACTCAGAGAAGAGGTTTTCAAAGAATGCGGTAAAGACAAAACCCCAGATTCAGACACTTTCTCAAAACTCAAACTG ATGAACATGGTGTTCATGGAGTCGCTTCGCTTGTACGGACCAGTACCATTTATTACCCGAGAAGCATCAAAAGACGTGACGTTAGGACACCTAGAGATTCCCAAGGGCACAACCCTAATTTTTCCGCTCCTGAAGATGCATAGCGACAAGGACATCTGGGGATCAGACGCAGACAAATTCAACCCTCTGCGATTCCAAAACGGCGTTTCTAAAGCCGCCAAACACCCAAACGCTCTCGTATCGTTTTCAATAGGGCCAAGGGCTTGCATTGGCCAAA
- the LOC106421528 gene encoding EPIDERMAL PATTERNING FACTOR-like protein 7, with amino-acid sequence MKLVSLVAILLLHLFVSINSFRLDYVASGSSIPDCSHACGSCTPCKLVVVSSKCSASESEACPVVYKCLCKGKYYHVPSIA; translated from the exons atgaaatTGGTATCTTTAGTCgcgattcttcttctccatctctttGTTAGTATTAATAGTTTCCGACTGGATT ATGTGGCAAGTGGGTCAAGCATACCGGACTGCTCGCACGCATGTGGATCATGTACACCATGCAAGCTCGTTGTGGTCAGTTCCAAGTGCTCGGCATCAGAGTCCGAGGCTTGTCCTGTCGTCTACAAGTGCTTGTGCAAAGGAAAATACTATCACGTGCCTTCTATCGCCTAA